Proteins from a single region of Thunnus albacares chromosome 16, fThuAlb1.1, whole genome shotgun sequence:
- the klf11a gene encoding Krueppel-like factor 11a isoform X2 has product MEQKPSIEYHDLEAAEALVSMSFWGQRSHKPRPLTPTSDSCDSIQLHPEGGDTKDLIALSSLCMTPPHSPSFAEASTTAVLTTTCALSPASRPLLPRPGLAVGPALLSDSHTGLPRPSCSVTSETSALPPHTESSSVAPPGRAMATSVIRHTADSLTIPTPPPPAAQSTETSTPPQPGIPETLPESGQQKDGPHSCPHSLTSSPPSSASPPHSSPLSSSSSSSSPVSSSPVLCQVFPVSSRTGMISAFVQAPVQVQTQGGPKPILPQSPSSFAQPLLVGSAVPQGTVMFVVPQPPVSQTPQGPQTVMTLGNTKLLPLAPAPVYMPSGASGGASQADFSRRRNYVCNFPGCKKTYFKSSHLKAHLRTHTGEKPFSCHWEGCDKKFARSDELSRHRRTHTGEKKFVCNVCDRRFMRSDHLTKHTRRHMTTKRTSSWPTESCDLNKVALPKGQNRGSVLPVGVLVPAAN; this is encoded by the exons ATGGAGCAGAAGCCGAGCATCGAGTATCACGACCTAGAGGCCGCCGAGGCACTCGTCAGTATGAGCTTCTGGGGTCAAAGGTCGCACAAGCCCCGCCCACTGACCCCCACCTCCGACTCCTGTGACTCCATCCAGCTCCACCCGGAGGGCGGAGACACCAAGGACCTGATCGCTCTGTCCTCGCTG TGTATGACTCCACCTCACAGTCCGAGCTTCGCCGAGGCCTCCACCACCGCTGTCCTCACCACCACCTGCGCTCTTAGCCCCGCCTCCAGACCACTCTTACCCCGCCCTGGTCTCGCCGTCGGCCCCGCCCTCCTCAGTGACTCCCACACCGGCCTCCCCCGACCCTCCTGCTCCGTCACGTCAGAGACCTCAGCACTTCCACCTCACACAGAGTCGTCCTCTGTGGCGCCGCCCGGCAGAGCGATGGCCACCAGCGTCATCCGCCACACGGCCGACAGCCTCACCATTCCTACTCCGCCTCCCCCCGCCGCCCAGTCGACAGAAACCTCCACGCCGCCACAGCCGGGAATTCCAGAGACACTTCCAGAGAGCGGGCAGCAGAAGGACGGACCACACTCGTGTCCTCACAGCCTCACATCCTCTCCGCCATCCTCGGCGtctcctcctcactcctccccgctgtcttcctcctcctcctcttcctctccggTCTCCAGCTCCCCGGTCCTGTGCCAGGTTTTCCCGGTGAGCAGCCGGACGGGGATGATCTCCGCCTTCGTCCAGGCTCCGGTTCAGGTGCAGACTCAGGGGGGGCCCAAGCCCATCCTGCCCCAGTCTCCTTCCAGCTTCGCCCAGCCTCTGCTGGTGGGCTCCGCCGTGCCGCAAGGGACAGTGATGTTCGTGGTTCCTCAGCCACCCGTGTCCCAGACGCCACAGGGCCCGCAGACTGTCATGACCCTGGGCAACACCAAGCTCCTCCCCTTGGCCCCGGCTCCGGTTTACATGCCGTCCGGAGCGAGCGGCGGCGCCTCGCAGGCCGACTTCTCCCGCAGACGAAACTACGTCTGCAACTTCCCCGGCTGCAAGAAGACGTACTTCAAGAGTTCACACCTGAAGGCTCacctgcgcacacacacag gTGAAAAGCCGTTCAGCTGCCACTGGGAGGGCTGCGACAAAAAGTTTGCCCGCTCCGATGAGCTTTCCCGCCACCGCCGCACTCACACCGGAGAGAAGAAATTCGTCTGCAACGTGTGCGACCGGCGCTTCATGCGCAGCGACCACTTAACTAAACACACCCGGCGGCACATGACAACCAAGAGGACGTCCTCGTGGCCCACCGAATCCTGTGACCTCAACAAAGTGGCCCTGCCGAAGGGCCAAAACAGAGGCTCCGTGCTTCCTGTCGGCGTGTTGGTCCCCGCAGCCAACTAA
- the klf11a gene encoding Krueppel-like factor 11a isoform X1, translating to MLSFTAERSCQVDCTDGWPVAIMEQKPSIEYHDLEAAEALVSMSFWGQRSHKPRPLTPTSDSCDSIQLHPEGGDTKDLIALSSLCMTPPHSPSFAEASTTAVLTTTCALSPASRPLLPRPGLAVGPALLSDSHTGLPRPSCSVTSETSALPPHTESSSVAPPGRAMATSVIRHTADSLTIPTPPPPAAQSTETSTPPQPGIPETLPESGQQKDGPHSCPHSLTSSPPSSASPPHSSPLSSSSSSSSPVSSSPVLCQVFPVSSRTGMISAFVQAPVQVQTQGGPKPILPQSPSSFAQPLLVGSAVPQGTVMFVVPQPPVSQTPQGPQTVMTLGNTKLLPLAPAPVYMPSGASGGASQADFSRRRNYVCNFPGCKKTYFKSSHLKAHLRTHTGEKPFSCHWEGCDKKFARSDELSRHRRTHTGEKKFVCNVCDRRFMRSDHLTKHTRRHMTTKRTSSWPTESCDLNKVALPKGQNRGSVLPVGVLVPAAN from the exons ATGCTCAGCTTCACGGCGGAGCGCTCCTGTCAG GTCGACTGTACGGACGGATGGCCGGTGGCGATCATGGAGCAGAAGCCGAGCATCGAGTATCACGACCTAGAGGCCGCCGAGGCACTCGTCAGTATGAGCTTCTGGGGTCAAAGGTCGCACAAGCCCCGCCCACTGACCCCCACCTCCGACTCCTGTGACTCCATCCAGCTCCACCCGGAGGGCGGAGACACCAAGGACCTGATCGCTCTGTCCTCGCTG TGTATGACTCCACCTCACAGTCCGAGCTTCGCCGAGGCCTCCACCACCGCTGTCCTCACCACCACCTGCGCTCTTAGCCCCGCCTCCAGACCACTCTTACCCCGCCCTGGTCTCGCCGTCGGCCCCGCCCTCCTCAGTGACTCCCACACCGGCCTCCCCCGACCCTCCTGCTCCGTCACGTCAGAGACCTCAGCACTTCCACCTCACACAGAGTCGTCCTCTGTGGCGCCGCCCGGCAGAGCGATGGCCACCAGCGTCATCCGCCACACGGCCGACAGCCTCACCATTCCTACTCCGCCTCCCCCCGCCGCCCAGTCGACAGAAACCTCCACGCCGCCACAGCCGGGAATTCCAGAGACACTTCCAGAGAGCGGGCAGCAGAAGGACGGACCACACTCGTGTCCTCACAGCCTCACATCCTCTCCGCCATCCTCGGCGtctcctcctcactcctccccgctgtcttcctcctcctcctcttcctctccggTCTCCAGCTCCCCGGTCCTGTGCCAGGTTTTCCCGGTGAGCAGCCGGACGGGGATGATCTCCGCCTTCGTCCAGGCTCCGGTTCAGGTGCAGACTCAGGGGGGGCCCAAGCCCATCCTGCCCCAGTCTCCTTCCAGCTTCGCCCAGCCTCTGCTGGTGGGCTCCGCCGTGCCGCAAGGGACAGTGATGTTCGTGGTTCCTCAGCCACCCGTGTCCCAGACGCCACAGGGCCCGCAGACTGTCATGACCCTGGGCAACACCAAGCTCCTCCCCTTGGCCCCGGCTCCGGTTTACATGCCGTCCGGAGCGAGCGGCGGCGCCTCGCAGGCCGACTTCTCCCGCAGACGAAACTACGTCTGCAACTTCCCCGGCTGCAAGAAGACGTACTTCAAGAGTTCACACCTGAAGGCTCacctgcgcacacacacag gTGAAAAGCCGTTCAGCTGCCACTGGGAGGGCTGCGACAAAAAGTTTGCCCGCTCCGATGAGCTTTCCCGCCACCGCCGCACTCACACCGGAGAGAAGAAATTCGTCTGCAACGTGTGCGACCGGCGCTTCATGCGCAGCGACCACTTAACTAAACACACCCGGCGGCACATGACAACCAAGAGGACGTCCTCGTGGCCCACCGAATCCTGTGACCTCAACAAAGTGGCCCTGCCGAAGGGCCAAAACAGAGGCTCCGTGCTTCCTGTCGGCGTGTTGGTCCCCGCAGCCAACTAA